In Eleginops maclovinus isolate JMC-PN-2008 ecotype Puerto Natales chromosome 19, JC_Emac_rtc_rv5, whole genome shotgun sequence, the sequence CAGCAACTTTTACGCTGGTGAGTTTGGAAGGGGGAAAGGTAACAACAGGTGAATGAAATGGAAGATTACTTATATGCAAAGCTAATTCTTAAAGGTTCTTAAAATCAACAGTAAGTTAAATATCAGGAATACAAGGAGGGGCTGCAGTTTTCACTGCTGGGTGGTGATAAGGTTTTACAGTTGATGAGGCAGAAGACACGGGGCGGAAATATGGTCTGTATGATAAAACACATAGAGTAAGTGTATTGTAAATGCAGGTATCTAGCAAAGTGTattccttatttttctctttcagagTTCCAGAATGTGAATGTGATGGTGATTCTAGGTTTTGGCTTCTTGTGCACTTTTCTTGTGCGGTATGGTTTCAGTGGCTCTGGGTTCAACCTCCTTGTGGCTGTCATGGCCACGCAATGGGCCATCATACTCAATGGCATTGAGTCCTGGTATTACAGAGGAAAGATCAGGATAGACTTGAAAAGGTAGGTCAAATTGGTAGTTATTTTCTCACTTTGTACATTTGATGTCTTCCATCTGTTCGAGCTAATGATCTctacagaaaaaatgtgttcGTACAGTATCTATAGCCATAGCAAAAAGAGGACATGCATTTGGGACAGGAGTGCCAACAACCTGTAACCCATTTTATGGAACCAAACCATACTGTTTTTTCTCCCTTGATTTTGTCACATGCAGGCTAAATAGTATTCCGCCCTTATCTGAGTATCTAAAAGCCTAAGCCACTTGCAAGCCTCTCAGTGCTTTTCAGTATTTGGATCTTTTACAGGTTTTCAGCCAGACAATATTGACAAATATagggttttttaaatgttcaagcATGTAAATATCTTCTAATGGaataacaaaacacaagtacacacactaAAATGAATGTCCTTTAATATAGCTTAGTGGTTGCGGAGATGTGTGCAGCCTCTGCCCTCATTTCAATTGGAGCCGTGCTGGGGAAGACTAACCCTGTCCAACTGATCCTCATCGCTCTGCTGGAGGTCTCAGGGTTTGTCTTGAATGAATGGCTCCTCCAGACTCTGCTGAAGGTATCAGCAACTCTAAATCCTAAACATAACCTTAGATTTGGCCAAGTATATTAACATTAACACATGTAGTACTCTTAAACGTGCCTATAATTAAGTTTTCTAACTCTAGGTCCAGCCTTTGAACAGCATCATGCTGCTTCACATCTTCGGGGCCTTCTTCGGGCTCACGATGACCTGGATCCTGTTCAAGAAAGGAGCCGAGCAACCatttgaaaaagagaaagttGATCGGAAATCCGGATTATTCTCCATATTGGGTAAGGTGTTTTTCTTATGTTACTGATGGATAGGGTTGTGTAGGATAAGTGCAACAAGTTATTCAAGCAGATATTTAAGTTCAAACAAGAAATTAGCAAGCACCCATCATGCTAATGTATAATGTAAAACCTGTGTTCTACAGGAACTTTGTTTCTCTGGGTGTTTTGGCCCAGTTTTAATTCCATCCTAGTGGATAATCATACTCCTGGGAGGAGGCTGGGGGCCGTGTTCAGCACCTACCTGGCCCTGGCTGTCAGTGCTGTAACAGCAGCTGCTGTGTCTTCGCTCTCCAGCCCCAAGGGAAAACTTAACCCGGTACTCTGACACTTGATATGATAACACAGCATTATGCTCTTTCATGCACAGATGTTGGATGTTGTGTAATGACATTTACTGAGATAATCAAGCACTCTTAATCCTCACTTCTCTCTCAGATCCATTTGCAGTCTTGCATGCTTGCTGGCGGTGTTGCTGTTGGGGTTTCCATGCCAGCAGTTCATCAGCCATGGGAAGCCATGACGATCGGATTCACTGCGGCTGTTGTATCAACAATTGGATTCAGATATCTTAAGGTTTTGATCACCACATGGATGAAAACATCTATAAAACACAACTCATGGAACTACATGACTAATGTGCAGTTCAGCCAGATCTGATTGATACTTATACACATtatatgcacatttttactttaacttccaATGTTTATATGAAAATttgcattcctttttttatattgaatgttttattagaaattttactttaactcttttttgttatatactcattttaaaaatactttatttaatcttttattggacattttactttttttttcattttttacttagattattatttttgtattcttaaataaaacaacgtCAGGAAACATAATTCCCCCCAGGTATTCTGATTCATCATAAACTTTTCTTTTACAGACCCACATGCTGCTTGCGTTTCAGTGCCATGACACCTGTGCTGTCCTGAGCACACACGGACTCCCTGGTCTGCTGGGATGGCTGGCCCATCTCCTACTACAGCTTAAAGACTACGACGATCCCACAACGTAAGAACACAAGGATCATATTGCAAAACAATCAAAAGGTGTAACTCCTGTTTATCggtccttttttccccctcatagGGCAATCCGGTTTGctgtatttcacatttgttgTCTCCTCATTACCATCGCTTTAAGTCTGGCCATTGGAATAATAGCAGGTAAGAATTCGCTCCTGTAGCTTCCAATATTAACAGTCTGGCTGAATCATACAAGAAGACAGAAGGTccatttttaattattcagtTACAACAGAATGTTAGCACCAGTGATATGTGACCCACAACATATCTTTCAAACCCATTTTGcagtatgttttcatttttttctgctcaACTCTACTTtccatttatacatttttttttatttcaatatgtcATTGTTTTAAGGGCTCCTACTCAAGTGGCACTTCTGGAGGCCTCCCCAAGAcaagaaatgttttgatgaTCAGGCTTTCTGGGAGGTAGGcaaacaaaatgtcatatttgaGCAGTTATCTGGCTAAAAACAATCGTACACCTGCATTgtcaatatgtattttaaatattgatcatTTCCCTAAGCAGTAATACGTAATTTAAAAAGCGTTTCATAGTACAGCATTGGACAAATATTTTCCCGTTTTGCAGTTTCCCCATCTTGCAGTCCAAAAGTAAGAAGACCAAGAAAACAGTCCGATACCGGAAAGCTATTTTTGgtgttcattcattttaatttatacaACTTTACTTCTAGCTAGTGCAAAgtattttggtgttttttatgtgtgttaagtttgggaaaaataaaaacataaaaaggttGAAAGCATGAATGCAAGACTGATTTTCTGCGTGGTATGTTGCTGTTTAATGCTGCCAAGGGGGTTAGAAACAGACATCATGGTTTTGATGTTACACAAGCAAATAGGTAGGTGTTGCAGTCAGAAACAACCCATATGGTTACATTCAGTAAATGTGTACAGTATTATGAAATATTGCCCTCCATGGTTTGTATCATAATAATTTATACTGTGTCCACTTAAAAGACTTTCCagattcaaaatgttataaaagTAAGTATACCCAAAGCAAATGTGGACAGTTCAGAGAAACAAAGCTCccaagaaacacattttgttgtaCACAAGATGTACACCTTTAGATCAAACATGGCTACACAGTTGAGTGCAAATAGACacatttagagatgtcccacatttgaaaatgttcaccAATTTTAAAATAGGAACCTATGGAAATGTGTGACTTGTTATGATTTAGCCATTATACAGCAAACAATAAAAATTAAACATGTTAATTTGAAAGCTAAAAAAGTTCATATATAAAGTGAATAACCACTAAAGCATATTGTCTCATACAATATAGAAAGCAGAGTGTATAAACAGTGGAAACCAATACACAGAGTCCATTACTGCAAAGATCTTCTGTACGCCCGAACTTGAAGACCAAACCCCTAAGGAGACAGGAAGAtagtgtgagaaaaatatttccaaaaaacaaaaaaggtgggACAAAGTATGGACATGGGTTTGAAGCAAGACGCTGGGGAGGAACTTACCCGAAGAAAATGAACGCGTTTTGGAAGAAAATGGCAATACCGGGGTACACGACAGGCTTTTCTGCAAGAGACAACAGATATAATACAGGTAAAATAATAAGGTAAAAAAGGCAGCAGTTATAATTTGACTTTTAAGTTTAGTAAATGAAGAGCTCTCTTTATACACCAAATGTCCAGTTACTGCATCCTACTGGCTACTCTCTTTTTCCTGCAATTTGTGCAACTTACGAGGCACTACAAATCCTCCGAACAGGATCCACATAGAGGCGATGAGGGAGCCAAAAGCCAGCATGAAGCCGATGAAGAGCCAAACTCGAGCGCCTGCAAACAAGAGATATGAGAGGATACGTTACAGGGTGAACATAACACTTTTTAATGGAGTTACTGCATGTTTGTTGTAACTTTATTACAAGGAAACCGTCAGATATTACAGTGAAATCAATCTATATGAATGGGGAAAAATTCAGTATAATATACTGTGAGATATACACAGTTTATTATATCCTATCATACATACCTGTCTGTCCGATGCAGCCTTCACTGTAGCTGTCCCCTCTCACCTGGCCGTTGGAAACAGCATTTATCCTAGACATGTCAAAAGAGAGAATTACAAACATatcagcttttaaataaattcactACACCTGATTGCTTATCACGACAGActcaatagtaataatagtaaaaaaaataagaatgctTGTCCCTTAAGAAGTATCAGCATTATGACACTCTCTCCAACGGTAGCATTTTTTCAATTGGGAAATATTAAAtgggaaaaatagaaaaataaagtctATTCAAAAGGTCCAAGTTAGTTCAGTTCAGGAGATTGGGtttgtttcaaattaaaaaatgagtGCGTTTTCCTCTATCAATTCAGATCGTCTGCATTGTTTTCGTGTGAGATGCATGGTGTTTGAGATATCATCTGTGGAGATGTCTGCCTTATCTCCAATCTGATTAAACAAAATGGCACTTTGTTTGAGACGCTAATAAGGCTGACATTTTTTCAAGTCAACAACAGTGTTGCTCTCCAGAAATCATGACCCACAAGATAGTCCATTGACATTTTGTAAGCATCTTAATATAGGAAATAATTTCTTACTACCAACCTACAAGCCAACTAGTGAGCGTAAACAACTTGTCCATGAGAAGATATTCCTTCCTCCTGCACAGTCAATAGTTCTGACATGGAAATTCTTTTTCTACTGTTGTGCTATAACTGATTTACACATTTTGGTGGCATTTAGAGCACAGTAAGCTGAGTGCCATTCAGTTCCATTAGAGTGATGAAAAGACAGACATCTATACAGCCAAGGTCTCCAGTTATCTGcaactcacacaaaaacaatccaGATTTACAAATACCACTTCATGTCAGAGGAGAagtattgtgttattattttgtgttgaaAAAGTTCCTTTAAGAAGGCCATTCAAATCTGACGTCATTATTGAACAAAGACAGGGGTTACAAGCCTTTTCAGGGCCATCAGTTATCATGTGACTAAAAGGAGGTCGCGTGATAACATCTCAAGACGAAAAGGGGGCAGCTCCAAACATCGAGTTGGATAGAagatagaattggaggatgaacccctctttattagtcacatacatgcacacagcagagcacacacagtgaaatgtgtcctctgcatttaacccatcctagtactaggagcagtgggcagctattgtgcagcgcccggggagcaatggggaggggggattggaggtgtccagtgccttgctcaagggcaacacagcagggcctaggatgtgaactgggacctctccaagtagcagtccactttccgtatttcaagtctgtttggggacttgaaccggcgaccctacgattcccagtccaagcccctactgactgagccactgctggagttAGGCCTGGAGATGAGCCTTTAACCTGAGGCTGCATTCACATTCTGCCTGATCTGGATGCGAGTGCacccaaaataataaataatggaaGTTATGATAAGACCATATTGTCAAACATTCATAGTGACAGAATCAGACTTCTGACAGAGTATGTCTTACATGAGAAAGGCCACTGTAGCGATGACTCCACAAGTGTGATAGGCATGATGAAACTCCCCCTCTTCAGGATATTTCACTGCTGCATCAATGATGATCCACCAACCAGTGAAGAACTGCAACAACAAGATCCAGTTAGCCACAGGAGTTTCATGGCAAATACAAACATGGATGTCAgcaaatgtgtaataaaaatgtTCCCTAGTCATTCCATACAGATATATAAAGCTCTccatcagaggtggaagaaacactcagatcttgtacttaagtaaaggtagTGCAGGGATACTGTGCTGTAGTAAATGtcattcattcaaaaatattactcaaataaaagtacaagcaccaacatatacttaaagtactaaTTATGCCTATTTCAGCATAATATAGTATATGTTTTGATCATAATAAGTGATGCATTTAAGTGCAGCTAATTTGAATTACTAGTATAATGCAGGGTAGCGTGTAGATTTTCTCTAGGTGTAACTGAAGTCTTACTGAAGTCTTACTGAAGacttgattatatttcacatagcTAAACTAAATCTGCAGAgctactaaataaatgtaatggagtaaaaattAGCTTCAAGTTACCTCTGAAGCTAACTTCAGAGGAACTAACAGAAGTACCaagtagcaaaaaataaaaatagttaagtaaagtacaagtccctcaaaattgtacttacaCAATACAGTTTGTCtcttgttcttttatttaactGCTCTGCATACACTAATCGATAGTAACCAGATGAAAACATAGAGCAGGAAGGCCTTGCACGTTCATCTATTAAGCTAGTTTGTTTGCACGTTGAGAATCATTTATCTACCAGAACTCCAGCAGCTACAGAAGCGATGGCGTTCCTTCTCTCCCCCCAGTCCACATTGCACTCGCAGTCTCCGCACCGGATTCCGTCCAGAAAACCTGACATGGCTCTGGGAAAGGGCGAAGGGTCAAAATGCCTTAAAgtgaaaacaacatcaaacactTTACGGAAACACTCAAAGTGTTTGTTATATATTCGGCATATAGAATTCACCAAAAAACTGTTATTAGAACtcagaaaaacaatgtttgtgcGCAATCACGGTACCTTATTATGATGCTCCCTAGCTTATACCAAGCACCAACTATCACCAACTATTTTTACACTTAAGCTCGGTAATCTATTCGACAACAAGGCTGACAATGTATCTAATGTATACTTGTAAAAACATTAACTACATTTATATATAGACTAGATAAAAACAGGGCTGTGTCCACGGTTTCTTTTGTTCATCGCTTTAGCACTAGCAAACATTTCCTTGAAGGTTTCTTCTCGCTACGAAGttgctaaaaaaaatacaatagaataactcaaacaacaacagcagtacCGAGCGTAAAAACACACTCTGGAAACATTACttgtttttaaagccattttcaaatgaattctTACCTTTTATTTTCGTTGTTTTTATGTGAAACCCCTCGATAAGCCCGATTTGTGCTTCCGATACAGCTCGGTCATGCACATGCGCAGTTCATACCTCCAATTTGATCTGACGCTGTTGATGTCGCATTCAGGTGTTGTGGACAACGTGGGATTACGGTAACATTACAAGCAATTTAACAATTTTAAAAGTAAGCCTGTCTGATAGTACTTGTTGTGACAATTCATAGAACATTTGACATTCATAGAAGATTTGACTGTAACGAATGAATGAACCAATGGGAGTGTACAGTATGACCTTGTAACTAGCTGATGCTAAAAAGTaatgacaataaaacaatttataGTCTACCGTTTGAGTTTTATTTACTTCAGTGCAATAAAAAGGTTCCGTATAGAGTATTAAATATGTGCTATCTATGTTAAAAACTGACACTgaactatataaaaaaaacacgtattttcttaattttcttCAGACACAATTACCTCACACAAGTTTCGACGTGGAAAGTACGAGTTTAGCACCAGTTCATGAACG encodes:
- the rhd gene encoding rh blood group, D antigen isoform X1, encoding MAPQYAPSLRSRLAPMLLVLQIGFILIYAFYIEIESNVNVYGITFSNFYAEFQNVNVMVILGFGFLCTFLVRYGFSGSGFNLLVAVMATQWAIILNGIESWYYRGKIRIDLKSLVVAEMCAASALISIGAVLGKTNPVQLILIALLEVSGFVLNEWLLQTLLKVQPLNSIMLLHIFGAFFGLTMTWILFKKGAEQPFEKEKVDRKSGLFSILGTLFLWVFWPSFNSILVDNHTPGRRLGAVFSTYLALAVSAVTAAAVSSLSSPKGKLNPIHLQSCMLAGGVAVGVSMPAVHQPWEAMTIGFTAAVVSTIGFRYLKTHMLLAFQCHDTCAVLSTHGLPGLLGWLAHLLLQLKDYDDPTTAIRFAVFHICCLLITIALSLAIGIIAGLLLKWHFWRPPQDKKCFDDQAFWEVGKQNVIFEQLSG
- the tmem50a gene encoding transmembrane protein 50A is translated as MSGFLDGIRCGDCECNVDWGERRNAIASVAAGVLFFTGWWIIIDAAVKYPEEGEFHHAYHTCGVIATVAFLMINAVSNGQVRGDSYSEGCIGQTGARVWLFIGFMLAFGSLIASMWILFGGFVVPQKPVVYPGIAIFFQNAFIFFGGLVFKFGRTEDLCSNGLCVLVSTVYTLCFLYCMRQYALVVIHFIYELF
- the rhd gene encoding rh blood group, D antigen isoform X3 translates to MATQWAIILNGIESWYYRGKIRIDLKSLVVAEMCAASALISIGAVLGKTNPVQLILIALLEVSGFVLNEWLLQTLLKVQPLNSIMLLHIFGAFFGLTMTWILFKKGAEQPFEKEKVDRKSGLFSILGTLFLWVFWPSFNSILVDNHTPGRRLGAVFSTYLALAVSAVTAAAVSSLSSPKGKLNPIHLQSCMLAGGVAVGVSMPAVHQPWEAMTIGFTAAVVSTIGFRYLKTHMLLAFQCHDTCAVLSTHGLPGLLGWLAHLLLQLKDYDDPTTAIRFAVFHICCLLITIALSLAIGIIAGLLLKWHFWRPPQDKKCFDDQAFWEVGKQNVIFEQLSG
- the rhd gene encoding rh blood group, D antigen isoform X2 — its product is MAPQYAPSLRSRLAPMLLVLQIGFILIYAFYIEIESNVNVYGITFSNFYAEFQNVNVMVILGFGFLCTFLVRYGFSGSGFNLLVAVMATQWAIILNGIESWYYRGKIRIDLKSLVVAEMCAASALISIGAVLGKTNPVQLILIALLEVSGFVLNEWLLQTLLKVQPLNSIMLLHIFGAFFGLTMTWILFKKGAEQPFEKEKVDRKSGLFSILGTLFLWVFWPSFNSILVDNHTPGRRLGAVFSTYLALAVSAVTAAAVSSLSSPKGKLNPIHLQSCMLAGGVAVGVSMPAVHQPWEAMTIGFTAAVVSTIGFRYLKTHMLLAFQCHDTCAVLSTHGLPGLLGWLAHLLLQLKDYDDPTTAIRFAVFHICCLLITIALSLAIGIIAGLLLKWHFWRPPQDKKCFDDQAFWEFPHLAVQK